One window from the genome of Eucalyptus grandis isolate ANBG69807.140 chromosome 7, ASM1654582v1, whole genome shotgun sequence encodes:
- the LOC104454932 gene encoding proline-rich receptor-like protein kinase PERK1, with the protein MVGCLFVSGRVLGDLPSSSDCRRPAVSRLGLSGDGPIAADGVSGAANPSVFTTTFTVASAAVVATTIATVSSSHGVEFDCIATTIGLTPTPTRYLASPGFIAATFRGHPSPPPPSSDLNTPPSPPIVAPGPPPQQPSPLPPNTPNSPPLPSLSPPQPANPPPVIPPPGDPSGGALSPPPPSSAVPNFPPPPGSLTPPSNGTTPSLSPPTGSSTSGSSPPSPSSSSSLPLLPVMIGVAIGVGVLLAVLLVWFIFSCAGKKKKKNPRAQTNHHAGSFGDGSKAGKSYYKTYSSRRNTQPPGTDHVVQIPPPLGAVAGALPSGWPTPPPPLSSSTEGNSRSSHGLDSSITLGFNKSTFTYNELAMATNGFAFDTIIGQGGFGYVHKGVLPSGQEVAVKCLKAGSGQGDREFQAEVEIISRVHHRHLVSLIGYCIAGSQRMMVYEFMPNKTLEYHLHAKDRPPMGWSTRLRIALGSAKGLAYLHEDCHPRIIHRDIKGANILLDFNFEAKVADFGLAKLTSDNFTHVSTRIMGTFGYLAPEYAASGKLTDKSDIFSFGVMLLELITGRRPADPTSELMEDSLVDWARPRIGRALEESKFNELADPRLEARYDHQEMARMAACAGACIRHSARRRPKMSQIVRALEGDGSFDDLNFWPKSNGQSSTGQNWAAGGSSSTDYESVSYSENMRQFKKVAFNNHEYVSSEYGGTSEYGLNPSSSSSDTEETSKVGSRRHSP; encoded by the exons ATGGTGGGTTGCTTGTTTGTCTCGGGAAGGGTGTTGGGGGatctcccctcctcctccgacTGCCGCCGGCCTGCCGTGAGCCGTTTGGGTCTCAGTGGCGATGGACCCATTGCCGCCGATGGAGTCTCTGGTGCTGCCAACCCCTCCGTCTTCACCACCACCTTCACCGTCGCCTCCGCTGCGGTCGTCGCCACCACCATCGCCACCGTCTCCTCCTCCCATGGCGTCGAATTTGACTGCATCGCCACCACCATTGGCctcacccccacccccacccgcTACCTCGCCTCCCCCGGCTTCATCGCCGCCACCTTCAGAGGCCATCCGTCTCCGCCGCCTCCATCAAGTGATCTAAATACCCCGCCCTCACCGCCAATAGTTGCCCCTGGCCCTCCACCGCAACAACCGTCGCCACTACCGCCAAATACGCCGAACTCGCCGCCTTTACCTTCCCTATCGCCTCCTCAACCAGCAAACCCTCCTCCTGTAATTCCGCCGCCAGGTGACCCCTCTGGTGGCGCATTATCACCGCCTCCTCCATCCTCCGCGGTACCAAATTTTCCACCGCCGCCAGGATCTCTCACGCCCCCGTCAAATGGAACAACGCCTTCTCTGTCGCCTCCGACGGGCTCCTCGACAAGTGGCAGCTCGCCACCATCTCCTAGCTCCTCCTCGTCACTCCCTCTCTTGCCTGTCATGATCGGAGTCGCGATAGGAGTAGGAGTGTTATTGGCCGTGCTCTTGGTGTGGTTTATCTTTTCTTGCgctgggaagaagaagaagaagaacccgCGAGCTCAGACGAATCATCACGCTGGCTCTTTTGGCGATGGCTCAAAAG CTGGCAAAAGCTACTACAAGACCTACTCGAGTCGGCGCAACACTCAGCCACCTGGAACAGATCACGTCGTTCAAATCCCTCCCCCGCTGGGGGCGGTGGCAGGCGCTCTACCTTCAGGCTGGCCGACGCCGCCACCGCCTCTCTCGAGCAGCACCGAAGGGAACTCGAGGAGCTCGCATGGCCTGGACTCTTCCATCACTCTCGGGTTCAACAAGAGCACCTTCACCTATAACGAATTAGCGATGGCCACAAACGGATTCGCCTTCGACACCATAATAGGCCAAGGAGGTTTCGGGTACGTGCACAAAGGGGTGCTGCCGAGCGGGCAGGAGGTGGCCGTGAAGTGCTTGAAAGCCGGGAGCGGGCAGGGAGATAGGGAGTTTCAGGCTGAGGTGGAGATCATCAGCCGTGTCCATCACCGTCATCTGGTGTCGCTGATAGGATACTGCATCGCCGGAAGTCAGAGGATGATGGTTTACGAGTTCATGCCGAACAAAACCCTAGAGTATCACCTTCATG CGAAAGATCGTCCGCCCATGGGTTGGTCCACCAGGCTTCGAATTGCTTTAGGATCTGCCAAGGGCCTCGCTTATCTGCATGAAGATT GTCACCCTCGTATCATCCATCGGGACATCAAAGGTGCAAACATCCTTCTTGATTTCAACTTCGAGGCCAAG GTGGCGGACTTCGGACTAGCTAAGCTTACTTCGGACAATTTCACTCACGTGTCGACACGAATCATGGGAACATTCGG TTACTTGGCCCCGGAGTATGCAGCGAGCGGCAAACTGACTGACAAGTCCGACATCTTCTCCTTCGGAGTTATGCTTCTGGAGCTGATAACGGGACGGCGTCCGGCCGACCCCACCAGCGAGTTGATGGAGGACAGCCTCGTGGATTGG GCTAGGCCCCGAATCGGACGTGCCTTGGAAGAGAGCAAATTCAACGAGTTAGCCGACCCGCGGTTGGAAGCCCGTTACGACCATCAGGAGATGGCGCGCATGGCGGCGTGTGCTGGCGCATGTATCCGGCACTCCGCCAGGAGGAGACCCAAGATGAGCCAG ATCGTTCGAGCTCTAGAAGGGGACGGTTCTTTCGACGATCTAAACTTCTGGCCAAAGTCGAACGGCCAAAGCTCGACCGGCCAAAACTGGGCCGCCGGCGGATCGAGCAGCACCGATTACGAAAGCGTCTCTTATAGCGAGAACATGAGGCAATTCAAGAAAGTCGCGTTTAACAATCATGAGTACGTGAGCAGCGAGTATGGAGGCACGAGCGAGTACGGGCTCaatccttcttcttcaagcaGCGACACGGAGGAGACGAGCAAAGTCGGGTCCAGGAGACATAGTCCGTGA